CTGTTTTGAATAAACTGCGATAAGCTATATTACCTTAGACAACACAAACATGTTCAAACATCCTAAAACAACAAGCACAAGCGCTTTCTTCACCTCGCATTTGGCTTCACTCACAACATCTTCCATTCTTGCACAAATCTCAGTCTCTAACTTCAATTCAAGCTCTTCAAACTTCTTCATCGCTTCTTCAACACGCTCAGCAAGAATTGTTTGTTCAAGATTTCCTATCCTAAATGACAATGCTTCAACCTCATCCAACAATGCCTCATCAACTCATTTATAAGTGTGATTTTTATTACTCAGctacaaaacacacaaaattcgAATTACCCATACATTTCGAACAATCACATTTATACAAAGAAACTAACCCTTTTCTCCGCCGCAAAAGCACACTGAAAGTATCTTCTGTAAGAATTTGCGGTtgactttgacatcaaggagacaACCAATTCTCCACACCAAAATCTCTTCGGCACACCAACAACGCGACCATCTTGCTCGCGCGCTACTGACTCCACTAGAATTTCCAGATTCATTGTTCATACTTTCTGGGTTTTTCTTTGTAAGAAATTAAATCCCTTCTcagattattttgattttaggGTTCTAAGGGATGAATTTGATTTTGGGGGTTTTTAAAAGGGTTTTGGGCCGGGTTTCAATCGATCATAAGTCGGATCTTATTTTGGATTGGATCTTACTAGTGTCAACCGATACGAACTGGTTTACTATCGGTTAAAGTCAAAAACCATTAAAACCAACTCAAATCTTGGTATGTGTGGAAACGGGTTTTGAACTTTCATAGTGTGTGGAAATAGGTTGTTATACTTATGAAGTGGGAAATTGAGACGATGTTGAAAGATTGTGTACATTTGTTGCTATGTGACAGTTATGGTGTGGAAATATGTCGTCTTCCCCTTTTTTTTGAACGCCCACTTTATAGTTTACATAGTAGAAATattatgtgtttcaaaaaaaaatagtagaaaGATTCTTGGCGTTAAACTAAACTGGGTATGTTATTCACACTGACTATTTGGCGTTAAATAAAACttgttagtttagaaaaaagaaCTAAAGCTGAAGAAAATATCATCTAGCtctttaaaataaatgtaacattTTCATAATGTTGCGATAACTATTACGTTATGCGAATTTCAAATCTATGCATCAAGATATGGTTGATCTGATCTAACAAAACGAACATGCAATGAACttaaatttaatcaaacaaAACTACAAAATGAAGAACTCACGGATGCTCACAGATTTAATACAACATCCTTTAAACGTTATTtgtaaaatgattttttcttaatttactaGTATCATCACCacatttattttcacaaaatgatatcttttaaaaataaaacatgataaCATACTAAATATTAGATGAGTAGTTTCGTTTATTCAGATTTACGTATTTAAAATATGGTCGTAACTCATACATATTTGATGATCTGAATTGTTAAGCTTATTCATGTTTACTCACAGTAAAATAATTGAGTTGATTTGAGTGATTGACAATTGGTTAATTAAACAGGTGAACtgataaataataaatgaatcattaaaccaactTATAAAAACCTCATACTTTGACATATAGTTTGATAATAGTTGAAATATTAAAAGCTACCTTGTATCTAAATTGTTCAGTCATATAGTGAAACAAATTAATGCTGATATTATCACAATAATAGATATTTTTGGATTGTTCaatcaaatatgaaaatatatagatcactggaagatggattaaaaatacaaattttggaCCTTTTTTTAGTAACAATATACCTCAATTTCCCAAACTTATACACTTTAAATGGAAACAAAGCTAGCATATTTGATGCTCTAGCTGaatttttcataaaactttcacctcatattttttttcttccactTTATCATTCAAAACATATTCAACTTTTACACACTACAATGGTTTTGTTGAATAAAATTTGACACcttattttactaattaataattataattattttttctatatccaaattaaataaacgtagtctttatttatagaaaatttgaaatcctAAATTTTCgtataagatataaaataaaatatttaatttataatgtgAATATtggttttaaataataaaatcaattttttttaaagtgacaTGTGTGGTCGGTGTACCTCACTTTTTCTTATTTAACATGTTGAATCTTTTCAACACCCAAGTAATCCCCATCAtcaaatttcatttttcaacaTCCTCGTTGTAGTGATTCAATAGTTGAATCTTTTATTCAATACTCCCATCGTAGATGGTCTAAGGCAACGTTCCAGACTTTTACTCTTGGGATTGTTACATTGAAATTAATGTGAGAGTTAGAAAGGAACAATAGGAAAAACGATTAGTTATCGTCTCTTAGTGGAAGAATATGCCTTCTTTATAGTGTTTTCTATAATTTATTGTCGGTGTAAATTAATGAGTAGTGGTCCGAGATTATCTCTTAACCAGATTGTTtattctttttcctcttttttcttTGCACGGATCTTCTTCTTTGAAAATACTAAACCTACGAAAGTAAGCCTCTTTGATTCTCCTTACGAATCATTGAGGAAACAGCTTCTGGTGTCTCTGGCTGAGAGAATCTTCCACGCAGTTTACAAAAGAGCAGAGATTCATGAGTCCTTTGGGTTCAAAGGTGATAAACTTGGCTTCCTTTGCTCAAATGAACAAGGTGAAGCTAATGAAGAGGAAGAGTAGCTTTGTCTGTAGCCAAATCACCCTATTTCAATGGCGGCTATTTTAGGTGTCTTCTTTCTCGCAACTGACGTGCTTCCTATcatgaagaaggagaaaaacATGGCTAGTCATATGAAAAAGCTGGAGAGATGGCTCACTTAAGAGTTAGCTCTAGTTGGTGACAAAGTGAAAGCATTGGAAGACaaagttgaagaagaaagaaaggaaGCCGCTGAACAGAGAAAAAGGCTCGAAGAAGCTCAGACAAAGAAGACAAGTTCAAGTTGGTTCAGTTGGTGGAAGATGAAAAAGATTTTTACTCAATCTGATAACTCAAACTCTTGCATCTTTTGTTTTGTCTGTTTGTCTGAATCTGATAACTCAAAACCCAAATATGGTCACAGTAAAATACTTGAGTTAATTTGAGTGATTGACAGTTGGTTAATTAAACATGTTaactgataaattaataaatgaatCATAAAACCAACTTATAATTTGgtatatagtttgataaaagttgaaacattaaaatttagttGGTATCTTGATATCATCACAATAATAGATATTTGTGGATTGTCCaatcaaatatgaaaatatataaatcacttAAAGATAgattaaaaatacaattttttaacatttttcagGAACAATAGACCtcaaatagagagagagagagagagagagagagagagagagagagagggagagagagagagaatccaAAGTTGAGCTGTCTATATATGTAACCGTCAAGAGATCAACTCTAAACGTTTCGATTTTAATCGCCTCAAATAAGGCGTCATGTTCGTTTGTTATCGTCTCAAATGGGCGTCGCTTGCAATTAATTAGCATGTTCGAAGAATTTGAACTATCGTTCTTCAGCAAATGTGGAGACATGATGATGTGAAAGAAGGAACGTAAAAGGTGGCGTATTTCCAGCTCATGGTCTtgttggctttttttttttattgaaggaGAACTCTGGTCTGATCAAATATGTGACTGTATTCGATCATAAAACAATGATGAAAACGGTGCTGGTTTTCATCTTTTCAGCTTACGAGCTACTTTTGTTGGGAAATTGGGATAATCATCGTAGGAAAAGGCATATGTGGTTTCAGTTCTTTTTTGTTCATTGAGCTTTTGTTCGTTGGAAGGTGGAATAAGATCGTTCACGAGAGCaatctttttgaaacacaacttcCATTACTTCGTAATCATCCGGGTTACAAATAAGAATGGAGTTTAACCAAACTGAAACAGCAAAATACAATACAACAAAATCGAAAGATATAGAGAAACCTCTAAGAAAAAACTAGAGCAAATTCAAAGCAAATCTCGAATGCATCAAAGCAAGTTTCGTGAGAGAATTTTGAAGGTTTCATTGACAATTAGTAGTACATATCCTTTATTCAGTATGAATTAAAAAGGGATTATATGATCGATAAATAATAAAGTTGTTACCTAACTAATATTTTCTTGTGATCCCATATCAGGTATTCTGCTGGGATAACTCAATTTTATAAATTGGGTAATAGATGACAAATTTGTGACTCCATGTGTGTAttcaaacaaaaagaatatgaaatatataaatcaaacttGATCAAGTTACAAAactcaatgaaacaaaaatGATGGATGAAGATTGGTATAGCCAAAACAAACTATTTTTCactcaaaatataatttttttaaaaaaataaaaaaaccgaATCTTGTTAGAGCACCATTATCCCTAAACTCCATTTAAGAGTttctaaaaattttttttgtctgattaaaaaaaaattattattaaaaaacgCACCAATCGCGGATCGCCACGTGTCGGTAGGGCCCGCAAACAGCGCAAAAAACCCACCACAAGGGGTCCTTATTTCATGACTTTGGAGACTGGTTTTTATGGTTTGGTGGGGCCACACATTGCATTTTTGAATGAAATCCCTTTTTAAAAGCTCCAATAATGGTGCTCACGTGACGGTTCGCGATTGGtgcattttttaatatttttttttttaatcagacaaaaaaaaattagaaaccctTAAATGGGTAGGGATAATGGTGCTCTTAGCTCCACGAACGAAAAACCAAAACTTTAATCAACtcacactcttttttttttcaaaaagggCATAATCAACTCATACTTGCATATATAATCCACAAGCATATATAAAACGTCACTGATGAAAAGACTGGATAAATTGGTGGATCAAATGTCACAATTCCAGTAGtaagaaaaacaagaagatTCGTGCATCATCGAGGGATCAACATACCTTTCACAGAACCATATAACTCTCAACATGATCGAAAAAGACTTGGATTGCAGCAGAGTCATCTCCAATTCCATCAACCACAACTTGTCTAACCTTTTTTTCCTTGGGATCGtagcaaagaaaaaagaatggGTTAGGAGATGGGAGCGGTGCGAATATGATCTCGCCAGTAGGAAGTATACCCCTGAACATTAAACGTTGATCTGCCCCAAATATATCAGCCACAGAAGGAACCACAGAAGCAGTTTTTGACCATACTTCTTTGTTGACATCATCCTGAACCCATAGGTCAATTGCGCCGGTATATGCCTGGCTCGCTATGGTTATCTTTCCACTGTGATTCACCAGATTACCAAACTCTTGTAGCTTATAATCTTCGGGAAGCTTAGTAACATTAAACTCTTCAGTACTCAGATCAAAGCCCATTAGCGATCGTTTTTGTTTGTAAGAAGCTAAGTAATACAGAACACCGTCCCTGCATATCCCATGGTATCCAGCATAATGACGATGTGGATACTTACACTCGATCATTCTCCATTTTTGTTTAGCTCCTAGAGTGATAACTTGATGCTCCTCGGACACAACAGCCTCCCACGCCAAAACATCCTCCAAAAAGTAATCACGGGATATTATACCACGAGCTATATTACCACGTTGAGTTATCACCGTCAGGCACAACACTTTGTATACATCGTTAACAGGATCATATCCAAAAACAGATAAAATCTCTTTTTTCCTCGTTTTGATTCGAGGTAACGTTACGAACTGGCCCGTACTAGGGTTTCCAATCACCATCTTGATACCTTTTCGACCGCAGATCAAGCCGCGAACAGGTGGAGTAAATAAATACCGTACATCCGGATCCAGTGTGTAACTAACCTTGTCATGATCAGTAGTGTTAGACGAAGGATGCTCCTCCTGAGAGAAGGAGTGAAAGAGCTGCATGTGGCTGCCACGGTGCACTGAGACAAGATGACGACGCGGTTGAGTGGAAGATCGAGTTATGTACAACTCGGTGAAGTCTTTGCCGAGGATGATCGAGGACAAGTGTTTAGAAGCGAAACGGAGCCTGGCTATGGATCTCGGCGGCAGTTTCATAAGAATCTCTAGTTTGAGTGCCATAGGAATCATGATAAACGGATCGTTTACATCGTTCCTTTCGTCTCGTTTCTTAGACCTCTTGACTTTTTTCATGGCTACTCTCAACTAGTCCGCCTCTCACTGTTTAGGTCTCTTAACCATAAGTAATATCCAGTTTTATTTCTTAAACCTAATTAAATATAGGCGATACCAATTCCTTGATGTGTAACgtgttaatattttatagattttgcAAATAAAACCtcttattttgaagttttttagaggaaaatactctttttgtttaTTACGGTTGAAGGAAAATCCTTATGATAGTAATTGCCTTTTTCTAGGACATGGGTCGTCGTGGTTCTTAACTTCTTTTGCATCAATGTCTCTTGCTTCTTAATCAAGTAAACAGTTAGGTTTACTTACTCACAACAGATGTTGATATTGCATTATTAGCTTCTTCATGTTCTCACACCGGTGCAGTATCATGGCCGGCAAAAGGACTTAACCTATCATGTAAACTTATTGCAAACTCTTGTCAGGCTTTGATGCGAGCCATATTTCTAATCCGtcagattttatatatatgtaggtACAGTTGGGTGCTCAAAACAATAAGTTTGAAGCAGAGttagaaatatatatagagagaaatTTTCAGGGTTCATCGCTATGAGTTTACAGAGAAATCCAGAATTAGTCAACCCACTGGTGAAAGAAAGTCAAGACTGGATAGTGAATGCATGGTTTAAAGGCATGTTCTGGTTTTGATCTAGCATCATGGAGTGGGCTTGAAATCTATGGTTTCAAGTATTAAGGACGTGACGGTTGCACTGTTTTCATGATCCAGCGTAAAAAAGGATTCCACGGAGTATATAACCTGGTCCAAGCAAGGGATGCAAGATCATGCAGACTTCAATCAGTTTATCTTTGGTACAGAGATGTTTCAAGTGAAACATAAATGGGGATATAAATAATTTCCAATCGTTTAGAAACAGGAACTAAAGGTTGATGGCGCACAAACATCATTATTCGTTGGTACTAGAAATGAAGATGTGTTGAGCTGTGACACCACACCACTGGCCAATTAAGCAAGAGATGAGATGGGTATCCTTGCACGTTGAAGTCAGAAGAGCTATTGAGATGACTCAGACTCACTCAAAAGCTTGGATATTCAAGTACAACCATAAgagacaagagagagagacacaacAACAGGCTCTCAAGATTAAGTTGAGGTACAATTGGCTGGTAATCTCCGGGATAGTGGTTTTCTGAATGGCGACATTTTTTCTACTTAAGGGCTGTGTGAAAAGAATTGTTTCTCTCTTGTCGTTACCAGTGTGCAGGCAAGATTGAGGGTCATGTATTTGCTGAAATTTCATGGGCAAATGTCTGCCTCCCTAAAAGGGAATGGGGACTGAATCTAAGAATCATTATCACCGTCATAACTTAAAGAGCTTCTCGCCGATCTCCCTTCGCTATTAGCCAATATTAACAGGTTACTCACTTTGTGACACAGACTAGGAAACAAGGGACCATCTACTCAGACATCAAG
This genomic stretch from Brassica napus cultivar Da-Ae chromosome C9, Da-Ae, whole genome shotgun sequence harbors:
- the LOC106374601 gene encoding F-box/kelch-repeat protein At3g04660-like, whose protein sequence is MKKVKRSKKRDERNDVNDPFIMIPMALKLEILMKLPPRSIARLRFASKHLSSIILGKDFTELYITRSSTQPRRHLVSVHRGSHMQLFHSFSQEEHPSSNTTDHDKVSYTLDPDVRYLFTPPVRGLICGRKGIKMVIGNPSTGQFVTLPRIKTRKKEILSVFGYDPVNDVYKVLCLTVITQRGNIARGIISRDYFLEDVLAWEAVVSEEHQVITLGAKQKWRMIECKYPHRHYAGYHGICRDGVLYYLASYKQKRSLMGFDLSTEEFNVTKLPEDYKLQEFGNLVNHSGKITIASQAYTGAIDLWVQDDVNKEVWSKTASVVPSVADIFGADQRLMFRGILPTGEIIFAPLPSPNPFFFLCYDPKEKKVRQVVVDGIGDDSAAIQVFFDHVESYMVL
- the LOC106372882 gene encoding uncharacterized protein At4g04775-like translates to MNLEILVESVAREQDGRVVGVPKRFWCGELVVSLMSKSTANSYRRYFQCAFAAEKRALLDEVEALSFRIGNLEQTILAERVEEAMKKFEELELKLETEICARMEDVVSEAKCEVKKALVLVVLGCLNMFVLSKVI